The genomic stretch TATTTCTTTTTTTTATTCTAACAGTTTCTCTTTCACTAAAGTAAAGGTTAATGTATCCCATTCTTTTCTGAATGATGAAACTAATATTTCCAAAGGTTTCTATTCCATTTGGCTGATTCCTAAAATTGGATAATCCTTTAATGTATAGCCACAGCTATGCTTTTTTGAAAACGTTTCTGTTTTCAACTTTATTATTTATTTAAACTTAATTCAAAACAATGAGACAAGTAAATGCTGCATTTACTTGTGATCATTACAATAAAAAAATATTATGAAGTCAATATCAAAAATAATGGCCGTCATGATGCTTTTAGTATCATTGATATATACTGCCCAGATCAAAAATGCAAAAACCGAAACGGTAAAAATCTCTGGAAATTGCGACATGTGCAAATCAACAATTGAAAAAACCGGAAATGTCAAAAACGTAGCCAAGGTAAACTGGGATAAAGAAACAAAAATGGCAACTCTAACTTATGATGCATCGAAAACAGACCAACAGGAAATTTTAAAAAGAATTGCGCAGGCAGGATATGATAGTGAATCTTTTTACGCTCCGGATGGTGTATATGCTAAACTTCCGTCTTGTTGTCAATACAAAAGGAATAAGACTGCGGCCGAAACAATGGCTGATCACGGGCATGACCATTCTTTAATGATTAAAGAAAGCAAACAATCTGACTCACCTTTGAGCAATGTTCAATCTCATTATTTTTCAATAAAAGATGCTTTAGTAAAAACTGATGCAAAAACAGCTTCGGATAAATCTAAAGAGTTGACTAATGCAATCACAGCGGTAAAAATGAATGAACTGTCAACAGAAGAGCATAATGTGTGGATGAAAATTAGGGATGTTTTAAATACATATGCAAGGCTGATTTCTCAAACTAAGGATATTAAAAAACAAAGAGAAGCTTTCAAATCGTTATCTAAAAACATGTATGAATTGCTGAAAACTTCAAAACATTCGGCTCCTATTTATTATCAGTATTGTCCTATGCAGGATGCTAACTGGCTGAGTACGGAAAGCACAATTAAAAATCCATATTACGGAGCACAAATGCTTACTTGTGGAAATACAGTTGAAACTTTAAAATAAAACAAGGAGTAACATGCAAAAAACTAAATATATAGTTCTCTGGATTTTGTTTTCATTTTCCTTTACAAAAGCACAGGAGCATTCTGCGCATAATACTCAGAACAAAAAAGTTTCCCCTTTCCCTGAGAAGAAAATAACGGAAGGTAAAACAGTAACCTATCATTTGTATGTAAAAGATACGCTGGTTAATTTCACAGGAAAAATGAAAAGAGCGATTGCAGTTAATGGTCAGATTCCGATGCCGACGCTCACATTTACCGAAGGTGATACTGCGGAAATCATTGTACATAATATGATGGATGAAGAAACTTCTCTGCACTGGCACGGATTGATGCTGCCCAACAAAGAAGACGGTGTTCCTATGCTTACCCAAATGGGGATTAAACCGCATTCTACGTATACTTATAAATTTCCGATCATTCAGCAAGGTACGCATTGGTATCATTCCCATTCAGGAATGCAGGAGCAGATCGGAATGTACGGATCGCTGATCTTGAAAAAAAGAAATGATGATCCGACGTTCAGAAAAGGGATTGATGATATTCCGGCAATTCCGCTGATTTTAAGTGAATGGACAGATCTAAACCCTCATAATGTGCATAGAATGCTTCACAACGCCAATGATTGGTTTGGGATAAAGAAAAAAAGCACTCAAAGTTATTTGGAAGCCATAAAAGAAGGGCATTTCGGAACTAAAGTGACCAATGAATGGAAAAGGATGCTTGCAATGGATGTAAGCGATATTTATTACGATAAATTTTTGATTAACGGTAATTCTGAACAGCAATTATCGCAATTTAAGGCAGGAGACAGAGTACGGCTTCGGATTTCCAACGGAGGTGCTTCGTCCTATTTCTGGATTAATTATGCAGGTGGTAAGATTGAAGTTGTAGCAAACGATGGTAACGATGTAGAGCCGTTGATGGTAGACCGACTTATCATCGGAGTTTCTGAAACGTACGATATCGTAGTCACCATTCCTGAAAAAAATACGTCTTACGAACTTTTGGTAACCCCGGAAGACAGAACAAAGTCAGCATCAATTTATATAGGAGAAGGTGTAAAGCAGCTTCATGCTCCACTTCCGAAACTTAAATATTTTGAAGGGATGAAAATGATGAATGATATGATGAAGATGAATGGCGATATGAAAGATATGGGAATGGCAATGAGCCTCCAGAAAATGGATATGAATGCTGTAATGTATCCTGAAATCTCTGGTGAGAAACCAAAAAAATCTCAAAAAACAGATATGGATAAGGATATGAAGATGGATCATTCTTCACACAATATGGGAGATATAGTAACCTTAAACTATAATATGCTTAAATCTCCATACGATACTTCACTGCCGAAAAAAGATTCTATAAAAAATATTACCCTTACTCTTACAGGAAATATGAACCGTTATGTCTGGAGTATGGATGATAAAGTGCTTTCCGAAGTTGATAAAATACAGGTTAAAAAAGGAGAAACATTAAGAATAAAATTGATCAACAATTCTATGATGAGACATCCGATGCACTTGCACGGCTTTGATTTCCGTGTACTTAATGACAACGGGGCTCAATCTCCATTGAAAAATGTATTGGATATCATGCCCATGGAAACAGATGTAATAGAATTCGCTGCCAATACCGAAGGAGACTGGTTTTTTCATTGTCATATTTTATATCACATGATGGCAGGGATGAACAGAGTTTTTGCCGTTGGCGACTATCAGAACTCGGAAATTCCGAATAAAGAAAAAGCCTATAAAATGCTTCAGAACGAAAGTAACGAATGGCATCTTATGGCGGAAAATGATTTTGCAACCAATGGTAACGACGGTCAGGCAATGTTGCAAAATGCAAGATGGAGCATCGGTACAGAATGGAGATTAGGATACAACAGTATGCACGGCTACGAAACAGAAACCCATATTGGCCGATATATTGGTAAAATGCAATGGTTAATGCCTTTTATTGGTTTTGATTGGAGATACAGAAACTCTCACGGTTCTGAATTGGAAAAAAACCTTTTTGGGCAGACAAGTAAAAAAGACCAACGTGCAACGCTAAGTGCCGGAGTGGTTTACACTTTACCAATGCTGGTTGATTTTCAGGCAGAAGTCTTCACAGACGGAATTGTAAGACTGCAATTAAGAAGAGAAGATATTCCTCTTACTCAAAGGTTGCGTGGAGCATTTTCGGTAAATACTGATAAAGAATATATGCTGGGTTTAAAATATATAGTTACCCGAAATGCATCCTTATCTACCCATTATGATAGTGATATGGGTTGGGGAGCAGGTATAACGCTGGCTTACTAAATTTTTTCTTACATATTAAACTTAAACCAGAACAAAAATATTGT from Chryseobacterium indoltheticum encodes the following:
- a CDS encoding DUF3347 domain-containing protein, which translates into the protein MKSISKIMAVMMLLVSLIYTAQIKNAKTETVKISGNCDMCKSTIEKTGNVKNVAKVNWDKETKMATLTYDASKTDQQEILKRIAQAGYDSESFYAPDGVYAKLPSCCQYKRNKTAAETMADHGHDHSLMIKESKQSDSPLSNVQSHYFSIKDALVKTDAKTASDKSKELTNAITAVKMNELSTEEHNVWMKIRDVLNTYARLISQTKDIKKQREAFKSLSKNMYELLKTSKHSAPIYYQYCPMQDANWLSTESTIKNPYYGAQMLTCGNTVETLK
- a CDS encoding multicopper oxidase domain-containing protein; amino-acid sequence: MQKTKYIVLWILFSFSFTKAQEHSAHNTQNKKVSPFPEKKITEGKTVTYHLYVKDTLVNFTGKMKRAIAVNGQIPMPTLTFTEGDTAEIIVHNMMDEETSLHWHGLMLPNKEDGVPMLTQMGIKPHSTYTYKFPIIQQGTHWYHSHSGMQEQIGMYGSLILKKRNDDPTFRKGIDDIPAIPLILSEWTDLNPHNVHRMLHNANDWFGIKKKSTQSYLEAIKEGHFGTKVTNEWKRMLAMDVSDIYYDKFLINGNSEQQLSQFKAGDRVRLRISNGGASSYFWINYAGGKIEVVANDGNDVEPLMVDRLIIGVSETYDIVVTIPEKNTSYELLVTPEDRTKSASIYIGEGVKQLHAPLPKLKYFEGMKMMNDMMKMNGDMKDMGMAMSLQKMDMNAVMYPEISGEKPKKSQKTDMDKDMKMDHSSHNMGDIVTLNYNMLKSPYDTSLPKKDSIKNITLTLTGNMNRYVWSMDDKVLSEVDKIQVKKGETLRIKLINNSMMRHPMHLHGFDFRVLNDNGAQSPLKNVLDIMPMETDVIEFAANTEGDWFFHCHILYHMMAGMNRVFAVGDYQNSEIPNKEKAYKMLQNESNEWHLMAENDFATNGNDGQAMLQNARWSIGTEWRLGYNSMHGYETETHIGRYIGKMQWLMPFIGFDWRYRNSHGSELEKNLFGQTSKKDQRATLSAGVVYTLPMLVDFQAEVFTDGIVRLQLRREDIPLTQRLRGAFSVNTDKEYMLGLKYIVTRNASLSTHYDSDMGWGAGITLAY